A window of the Nisaea acidiphila genome harbors these coding sequences:
- the rlmN gene encoding 23S rRNA (adenine(2503)-C(2))-methyltransferase RlmN, with protein MSTVAATVTEAPVQPALKDLVGLDREQLAEELKMLGLPKFRAGQIWHWIYHRGVTDFAAMTTLAKPLRAQLAEHYKIGRPEITREQWSEDGTAKWLLKFDDGNEAEAVFIPDDDRGTLCISSQVGCTLTCSFCHTGTQRLVRNLTAGEMVAQILVALDRLEGFPTAQEDRRLTNIVLMGMGEPLYNFDNVKRAMMIAMDGEGLGLSKRRITLSTSGIVPEMERCGEEIGVNLAVSLHAVNDELRNTLVPINKKYPIKDLIEACKTYPGVNNARRITFEYVMLKGVNDSLEDARALVKLIEDIPAKINLIPFNPWPGVAYECSDDETIEKFAQVVLNAGYASPVRTPRGRDILAACGQLKSASERLRKKDRIAAIAAASAG; from the coding sequence ATGTCGACAGTAGCAGCCACAGTCACCGAAGCGCCGGTCCAGCCCGCGCTTAAAGATCTGGTCGGTCTCGACCGCGAGCAGCTCGCCGAAGAGCTGAAGATGCTTGGGCTGCCGAAATTCCGCGCCGGTCAGATCTGGCACTGGATCTATCATCGCGGCGTCACCGATTTCGCCGCGATGACGACGCTGGCCAAGCCGCTGCGTGCCCAGCTCGCCGAGCATTACAAGATCGGCCGCCCGGAGATCACCCGCGAGCAGTGGAGCGAGGACGGCACCGCCAAGTGGCTGCTGAAGTTCGACGACGGCAACGAGGCCGAAGCGGTCTTCATCCCCGATGACGACCGGGGCACGCTCTGCATCTCCAGCCAGGTCGGCTGCACGCTCACCTGTTCCTTCTGCCATACCGGCACCCAGCGCCTGGTCCGCAACCTGACCGCCGGCGAGATGGTGGCGCAGATCCTGGTCGCGCTCGACAGGCTGGAGGGCTTCCCGACGGCGCAGGAGGACCGGCGCCTGACCAACATCGTGCTGATGGGCATGGGCGAGCCGCTCTATAATTTCGACAATGTGAAACGCGCGATGATGATCGCCATGGACGGCGAGGGGCTCGGCCTCTCCAAGCGCCGCATCACGCTCTCGACCTCCGGCATCGTCCCCGAGATGGAGCGCTGCGGCGAGGAGATCGGCGTGAACCTTGCCGTGTCCCTGCATGCGGTCAACGACGAGCTGCGCAACACGCTGGTCCCGATCAACAAGAAATACCCGATCAAGGATCTCATCGAGGCCTGCAAGACCTATCCCGGCGTCAACAACGCGCGCCGCATCACCTTCGAATACGTGATGCTGAAGGGCGTGAACGACAGCCTCGAGGATGCCCGCGCGCTGGTGAAGCTGATCGAGGACATTCCGGCCAAGATAAACCTGATCCCGTTCAATCCGTGGCCCGGCGTCGCGTACGAATGCTCCGACGATGAGACCATCGAGAAATTCGCCCAGGTGGTCCTGAACGCCGGCTACGCCTCCCCGGTCCGCACCCCGCGCGGACGGGACATCCTGGCAGCCTGCGGCCAGCTCAAGTCGGCGAGCGAGCGGCTGCGGAAGAAAGACCGCATCGCGGCAATTGCGGCTGCGAGTGCGGGGTAA
- a CDS encoding dimethylsulfoniopropionate lyase: MFELRSEAVAPAEIPETLTLRDCPNWGYLLQEFETLYRFGSNGGSKAIRSHRRRVRDTLSAIIDSNPEVITRVPDQKPVTAHLPRAFDLGARNVLGGMSRALERVSDRLTWEYGYDKVPKALARKYGFCHILGPQGPVKSERLILGFVLFAPNTTYPQHSHKDIEESYISVAGAWSENEQAVYAPGSLILNKPGQEHRITTGQVDPCLLAWAWIGPGERLAAPEMKFSKSRKRVEHGI; encoded by the coding sequence ATGTTCGAGCTTCGGAGCGAGGCCGTCGCGCCCGCGGAAATCCCTGAGACACTTACCCTGCGCGATTGCCCGAACTGGGGCTATCTCCTGCAGGAATTCGAGACGCTTTACCGTTTCGGCTCAAACGGGGGCAGCAAGGCGATCCGCTCGCACCGGCGGCGGGTGCGGGATACGCTCTCGGCGATCATCGACTCGAATCCGGAGGTGATCACCCGGGTGCCGGACCAGAAGCCGGTGACGGCCCATCTGCCGCGCGCCTTCGATCTCGGCGCGCGCAATGTCCTCGGCGGCATGAGCCGCGCTTTGGAGCGGGTCTCGGACCGCCTCACCTGGGAATACGGCTACGACAAGGTGCCGAAGGCGCTGGCGCGGAAATACGGCTTCTGCCACATCCTGGGGCCGCAGGGACCGGTGAAGTCCGAGCGGCTGATCCTCGGCTTCGTGCTCTTCGCGCCGAACACGACCTATCCGCAGCACAGCCACAAGGATATCGAGGAAAGCTACATCTCGGTCGCCGGCGCCTGGTCGGAGAACGAGCAGGCGGTCTACGCGCCGGGCTCTCTGATCCTGAACAAGCCGGGGCAGGAGCATAGGATCACCACCGGGCAGGTCGATCCCTGTCTGCTCGCCTGGGCCTGGATCGGGCCGGGCGAACGGCTGGCGGCGCCGGAGATGAAGTTCTCGAAAAGCCGCAAGCGGGTCGAGCACGGGATCTAG
- a CDS encoding DUF2272 domain-containing protein, with protein MTFASALVAVAEREWALMGRTERDLDGRVIQAGGRENVEPYASRIGTYWRIGAGRDDLTGHHRDWPWSAAFVCFCMQRAGAGEAFPRTAGHATYIHKAVRAAKDGGAAPFIGHRPTDRAPAPGDILTYSRGDLPVDYDALPDWFSSHGDIVTGVEDGAVTVIGGNVSDAVTRRKFRLDGDGIIADPRLHWITVIANGLEDFAPMPAPEPAGDPHVVTANPHLRLRGLPDKDSEVVGTMPNGTLVYAGALSEGWAPIDMFGDGHVDGFAHIGYLKPA; from the coding sequence ATGACCTTCGCATCCGCCCTCGTCGCCGTCGCCGAACGGGAATGGGCCCTGATGGGCCGGACCGAGCGGGATCTGGACGGCCGTGTGATCCAGGCCGGCGGGCGGGAGAATGTCGAGCCCTATGCCAGCCGGATCGGGACCTACTGGCGGATCGGCGCCGGGCGGGACGATCTGACCGGGCATCACCGGGACTGGCCCTGGTCGGCCGCCTTCGTCTGTTTCTGCATGCAGCGGGCCGGCGCCGGCGAGGCCTTCCCGCGCACGGCCGGGCACGCGACCTATATCCACAAAGCCGTCCGCGCCGCGAAGGACGGAGGCGCCGCGCCGTTTATCGGCCACAGGCCCACGGACCGGGCGCCGGCACCGGGCGATATCCTCACCTACTCCCGGGGCGACCTGCCGGTCGATTACGACGCGCTGCCGGACTGGTTCAGCAGTCACGGCGACATCGTGACCGGCGTGGAGGACGGCGCCGTGACGGTCATCGGCGGCAATGTCTCGGACGCCGTGACCCGGCGGAAATTCAGGCTGGACGGCGACGGTATCATCGCCGATCCGCGGCTGCACTGGATCACGGTGATCGCGAACGGCCTCGAGGATTTCGCGCCGATGCCGGCGCCCGAACCCGCGGGCGATCCGCATGTCGTCACCGCCAATCCTCATCTCAGGCTCCGCGGCCTGCCGGACAAGGACAGCGAGGTGGTCGGCACCATGCCGAACGGCACGCTGGTCTATGCCGGCGCGCTGTCCGAGGGCTGGGCGCCGATCGACATGTTCGGCGACGGCCATGTCGACGGCTTCGCCCATATCGGTTATCTGAAACCGGCCTGA